Proteins from one Rhizobium sp. CB3090 genomic window:
- a CDS encoding helix-turn-helix transcriptional regulator, with the protein MIWHPITAPSGLRPPQPITVRAQSIPPRHYFPDHSHTWHQLVYAISGVLTVYTEKESFVITPDQAVWLPTGIVHRVGSLLGAVFRSLWIADEAGANLPKVPTIFMMSPLLRALIVEATGLEAQSDRDGYSGRVTALILDQLVRVQPLPSALPWPRSSTLTALCEALYLDPTDNRGPEEWGQDLNISPRTLARRFNTELGMSLRSWRRRLRLFRSIELLGGGLGVTQVAMELGYGSTSAFVFAFRTEMGSSPQAYMRRHISERTELTAAIASQSVPAKTGL; encoded by the coding sequence ATGATCTGGCATCCGATCACAGCGCCGTCCGGGCTTCGGCCGCCTCAGCCGATAACGGTACGGGCGCAGTCGATTCCGCCCCGCCATTACTTCCCGGATCACTCCCATACCTGGCATCAACTGGTCTATGCCATCTCCGGGGTGCTGACCGTCTATACCGAAAAGGAATCCTTCGTGATTACGCCGGATCAGGCCGTATGGCTGCCGACCGGGATCGTGCACCGCGTAGGTTCGCTTCTTGGTGCAGTCTTCCGCAGCCTCTGGATTGCCGATGAAGCCGGCGCAAACCTTCCGAAGGTTCCGACGATTTTCATGATGTCGCCGCTGCTGCGGGCCCTGATCGTCGAGGCCACCGGTCTGGAGGCTCAATCAGACAGGGATGGCTATTCCGGCCGCGTTACCGCCCTGATCCTTGATCAGCTCGTGCGGGTTCAACCCCTGCCCTCAGCGTTGCCCTGGCCGCGGAGCTCTACCCTCACCGCTTTGTGTGAGGCGCTTTATCTCGACCCGACCGATAACCGGGGGCCGGAGGAATGGGGACAAGATCTGAACATTTCGCCTCGAACATTGGCGCGTCGTTTCAACACGGAGCTCGGCATGAGCCTGCGGTCATGGCGCCGGCGCCTGCGGCTCTTCCGCTCGATCGAGCTCTTGGGTGGGGGTCTCGGCGTAACACAGGTCGCCATGGAGCTTGGCTATGGCTCGACGTCCGCTTTTGTTTTTGCTTTCCGCACCGAGATGGGCAGCAGCCCACAGGCCTATATGCGCAGGCATATCAGCGAGAGAACGGAATTGACGGCGGCGATCGCGAGTCAGAGTGTTCCGGCAAAAACTGGCCTGTGA